A genomic window from Vigna radiata var. radiata cultivar VC1973A unplaced genomic scaffold, Vradiata_ver6 scaffold_153, whole genome shotgun sequence includes:
- the LOC106752625 gene encoding 60S ribosomal protein L7-2 isoform X1, translating to MTEMGEEAKTIVPESVLKKRKREEEWALAKKQTLEAEKKKRAESRKLIYNRAQQYAKEYDQQEKDLIRLKREAKLKGGFYVDPEAKLLFIIRIRGINAMDPKSRKILQLLRLRQIFNGVFLKVNKATMNMLHRVEPYVTYGYPNLKSVKELVYKRGYGKLNKRRTALTDNAIIEQALGKYGIISTEDLIHEIITVGPHFKEANNFLWPFKLKAPLGGLKKKRNHYVEGGDAGNRENYINELIRRMN from the exons ATGACAGAGATGGGTGAAGAAGCCAAGACAATTGTTCCAGAGTCCGTTCTGAAGAAGCGTAAGAGGGAAGAGGAATGGGCTTTGGCAAAGAAGCAAACGCTCGAAgctgagaaaaagaagagagccGAGAGCCGCAAACTCATCTATAACAGAGCCCAACAGTACGCAAAGGAGTACGATCAGCAG GAGAAGGATTTGATTCGGTTGAAGCGTGAGGCAAAACTGAAAGGTGGATTTTATGTGGATCCAGAGGCTAAGCTCTTGTTTATCATTCGCATTCGTGG TATCAATGCGATGGACCCCAAGTCAAGGAAGATCCTGCAGCTGTTGCGATTGAGACAG ATCTTCAATGGTGTATTTCTCAAGGTTAACAAGGCCACCATGAACATGCTGCACAGAGTTGAACCTTATGTGACTTATGG ATACCCAAATCTTAAGAGTGTGAAGGAACTTGTTTACAAGAGAGGGTATGGAAAGCTCAACAAGCGGAGGACTGCTCTAACTGACAACGCCATCATTGAGCAG GCTCTGGGCAAATATGGAATCATTTCAACTGAGGATCTAATCCACGAGATCATAACAGTTGGACCTCACTTTAAGGAGGCTAACAACTTCCTGTGGCCATTTAAACTGAAGGCTCCTTTGGGTGgtttgaagaagaagagaaaccaCTATGTTGAGGGAGGTGATGCTGGAAACCGGGAGAATTACATCAATGAGCTAATCAGGAGAATGAATTGA
- the LOC106752625 gene encoding 60S ribosomal protein L7-2 isoform X2 — MGEEAKTIVPESVLKKRKREEEWALAKKQTLEAEKKKRAESRKLIYNRAQQYAKEYDQQEKDLIRLKREAKLKGGFYVDPEAKLLFIIRIRGINAMDPKSRKILQLLRLRQIFNGVFLKVNKATMNMLHRVEPYVTYGYPNLKSVKELVYKRGYGKLNKRRTALTDNAIIEQALGKYGIISTEDLIHEIITVGPHFKEANNFLWPFKLKAPLGGLKKKRNHYVEGGDAGNRENYINELIRRMN, encoded by the exons ATGGGTGAAGAAGCCAAGACAATTGTTCCAGAGTCCGTTCTGAAGAAGCGTAAGAGGGAAGAGGAATGGGCTTTGGCAAAGAAGCAAACGCTCGAAgctgagaaaaagaagagagccGAGAGCCGCAAACTCATCTATAACAGAGCCCAACAGTACGCAAAGGAGTACGATCAGCAG GAGAAGGATTTGATTCGGTTGAAGCGTGAGGCAAAACTGAAAGGTGGATTTTATGTGGATCCAGAGGCTAAGCTCTTGTTTATCATTCGCATTCGTGG TATCAATGCGATGGACCCCAAGTCAAGGAAGATCCTGCAGCTGTTGCGATTGAGACAG ATCTTCAATGGTGTATTTCTCAAGGTTAACAAGGCCACCATGAACATGCTGCACAGAGTTGAACCTTATGTGACTTATGG ATACCCAAATCTTAAGAGTGTGAAGGAACTTGTTTACAAGAGAGGGTATGGAAAGCTCAACAAGCGGAGGACTGCTCTAACTGACAACGCCATCATTGAGCAG GCTCTGGGCAAATATGGAATCATTTCAACTGAGGATCTAATCCACGAGATCATAACAGTTGGACCTCACTTTAAGGAGGCTAACAACTTCCTGTGGCCATTTAAACTGAAGGCTCCTTTGGGTGgtttgaagaagaagagaaaccaCTATGTTGAGGGAGGTGATGCTGGAAACCGGGAGAATTACATCAATGAGCTAATCAGGAGAATGAATTGA
- the LOC106752643 gene encoding calcium-transporting ATPase 9, plasma membrane-type, producing the protein MTMNGHGHHTVNIGNSNNNPNDDDETNVFHPSSSSADGDNNSNHREDDDEELVDPDDPFDITHTKNASHDTLRRWRQAALVLNASRRFRYTLDLKKEEEKEQKKHLIRAHAQVIRAALLFRLAGERELVISTAVSPPTPAGDYDIGLEQLVSMSKDQNTSAFQQYGGIRGLSNLIKSNPDKGISGDDADLLKRKNAFGTNTYPRKKGRSFWRFLWEAWQDLTLIILIIAAVVSLVLGIKTEGLAEGWYDGGSIAFAVLLVIVVTAVSDYRQSLQFQNLNSEKQNIQLEVIRGGRTIKMSIFDIVVGDVVPLKIGDQVPADGVLITGHSLSIDESSMTGESKIVHKDHKSPFLMSGCKVADGVGVMLVTGVGINTEWGLLMASISEDNGEETPLQVRLNGVATFIGVVGLSVAVLVLAVLLGRYFSGHTKDVDGQVEFVAGKTSASNVVDAAIKIFTIAVTIVVVAVPEGLPLAVTLTLAYSMRKMMADKALVRRLSACETMGSATTICSDKTGTLTLNQMTVVEAYVGSTKVNPPDDSSKLNPKALSLINEGIAQNTTGNVFVPKDGGETEVSGSPTEKAILSWALKLGMNFDVTRSNSKVLHVFPFNSEKKRGGVALKLGGSEVHIHWKGAAEIVLGACTQYLDSDGQLQSIEEKKAFFRQSIDDMAARSLRCVAIAYRSYELDRVPSSEQDLDQWSLPEHELVLLAIVGIKDPCRPGVKDAVKLCSDAGVKVRMVTGDNLQTAKAIALECGILASSEEAVEPTIIEGKKFRELSEKEREDCAKKITVMGRSSPNDKLLLVQALRKGGEVVAVTGDGTNDAPALHEADIGLSMGIQGTEVAKESSDIIILDDNFASVVKVVRWGRSVYANIQKFIQFQLTVNVAALVINVVAAITSGDVPLNAVQLLWVNLIMDTLGALALATEPPTDSLMRRSPVGRREPLITNIMWRNLIVQAVYQITVLLVLNFHGESILPKQDTRADSFQVKNTLIFNAFVLCQLFNEFNARKPEEMNVFRGVTKNKLFMGIVGATFILQIIIIEFLGKFTSTVRLDWKLWLASLVIGFISWPLAIVGKFIPVPKTPLARYFKKPLRRLRRSVSRAA; encoded by the exons ATGACCATGAACGGCCACGGCCACCATACCGTAAACATCGGTAACAGCAACAACAACCCTAACGACGACGACGAGACCAACGTCTTCCATCCTTCCTCCTCTTCCGCTGACGGCGACAACAACAGCAACCACCGTGAAGATGACGACGAAGAACTCGTGGATCCCGACGATCCTTTTGACATTACTCATACGAAGAACGCCTCGCACGACACGCTTCGCCGTTGGAGA CAAGCAGCGCTCGTGCTCAATGCGTCCAGGCGTTTTCGATATACTTTGGActtgaaaaaggaagaagagaaagagcaaAAGAAACACTTGATTAGAGCCCATGCACAAGTCATAAGA GCAGCTCTGCTTTTCAGATTGGCCGGTGAACGTGAACTAG TGATAAGTACAGCAGTGTCACCCCCAACTCCAGCTGGTGATTATGATATCGGGCTCGAACAACTTGTTTCCATGTCTAAGGATCAGAATACTTCTGCTTTTCAGCAATATGGAGGG ATTAGAGGcttatcaaatttaataaaatctaatCCGGATAAAGGTATTAGTGGTGATGATGCTGATCtgttgaaaaggaaaaatgcaTTTGGAACTAATACATATCCtcgaaaaaaaggaagaagtttCTGG AGGTTTTTATGGGAAGCTTGGCAAGATCTGACTCTCATAATATTGATAATAGCTGCTGTGGTGTCATTGGTACTCGGAATAAAAACAGAG GGTTTGGCTGAAGGATGGTATGATGGGGGAAGCATTGCTTTTGCAGTTTTGCTTGTCATTGTAGTTACAG CTGTCAGCGATTATAGGCAATCTCTGCAGTTTCAGAATTTgaattcagaaaaacaaaacatacaatTGGAG GTTATTAGAGGTGGGAGAACAATTAAAATGTCGatatttgatattgttgttGGTGATGTCGTACCCCTTAAAATAGGAGATCAG GTTCCTGCTGATGGAGTATTAATCACGGGCCATTCACTTTCAATTGATGAATCCAGTATGACTGGTGAAAGCAAGATT GTTCATAAGGATCACAAATCACCATTTTTGATGTCTGGTTGCAAAGTAGCGGATGGAGTTGGTGTTATGCTG GTAACTGGCGTTGGTATTAATACCGAATGGGGATTGTTGATGGCAAGTATCTCAGAGGACAATGGAGAAGAAACTCCGTTACAG GTACGCTTGAATGGAGTAGCAACTTTTATTGGTGTAGTTGGGCTTAGTGTAGCTGTTTTAGTGCTTGCTGTCCTCTTGGGCAG ATACTTTTCCGGCCATACCAAAGATGTAGATGGACAAGTTGAATTTGTCGCTGGAAAGACTAGTGCCAGCAATGTAGTAGATGCGGCCATCAAAATTTTTACCATCGCA GTCACAATTGTGGTTGTTGCAGTGCCTGAAGGTCTACCTCTGGCTGTTACCTTAAC CTTGGCATACTCAATGCGGAAAATGATGGCTGACAAGGCCTTG GTTAGGCGGCTATCCGCCTGTGAAACTATGGGCTCTGCCACAACAATTTGCAGTGATAAGACAGGAACATTGACCTTAAATCAG ATGACTGTAGTTGAGGCATATGTTGGGAGCACAAAAGTAAATCCACCAGATGACTCATCAAAGTTGAATCCAAAAGCTTTGTCTCTGATAAATGAGGGCATTGCACAGAATACAACCGGAAATGTTTTTGTTCCCAAG GACGGTGGAGAGACAGAGGTGTCTGGATCTCCTACAGAAAAGGCAATTCTTTCATGGGCATTAAAG CTGGGAATGAATTTTGATGTTACCAGATCAAATTCAAAAGTTCTCCATGTGTTCCCCTTCAATTCTGAGAAAAAGCGAGGCGGTGTTGCTTTGAAGCTG GGGGGTTCTGAAGTACATATACATTGGAAAGGAGCTGCAGAGATAGTTCTAGGAGCATGCACTCAATATCTTGATTCAGATGGTCAGTTGCAATccattgaagagaagaag GCTTTTTTCAGGCAATCTATTGATGACATGGCTGCTCGCAGCTTGCGTTGTGTAGCCATTGCATACAGGTCATATGAACTAGACAGAGTTCCATCTAGTGAGCAGGACTTAGACCAATGGTCCTTACCGGAACATGAGCTTGTTTTGCTTGCTATTGTTGGAATAAAG GATCCTTGCCGCCCTGGTGTCAAAGATGCTGTAAAACTGTGCTCTGATGCCGGTGTTAAG GTACGCATGGTTACTGGAGACAACCTCCAAACAGCTAAGGCAATAGCTTTGGAGTGTGGAATACTGGCTTCAAGTGAAGAAGCCGTTGAGCCAACTATAATAGAAGGAAAGAAATTCCGTGAACTATctgaaaaggaaagagaagatTGTGCCAAGAAAATAACT gTCATGGGGAGGTCTTCTCCTAATGACAAGCTTTTGCTTGTGCAAGCCCTACGTAAAGGAGGGGAAGTTGTTGCTGTCACAGGAGACGGCACCAATGATGCTCCTGCACTTCATGAG gcAGACATTGGTCTTTCTATGGGCATCCAAGGAACTGAAGTTGCAAAAGAAAGTTCAGATATTATAATCCTAGATGATAACTTTGCATCAGTAGTAAAG GTTGTCCGCTGGGGCCGCTCTGTATATGcaaatattcaaaaatttattcAGTTCCAGCTTACAGTTAATGTTGCTGCTCTTGTAATTAATGTTGTGGCAGCCATAACTTCTGGTGATGTTCCTCTAAATGCAGTACAA CTTTTGTGGGTCAACCTTATCATGGATACACTTGGGGCGCTTGCACTGGCTACTGAACCGCCAACAGACAGCCTAATGCGCAGATCACCAGTTGGCCGAAG AGAACCTCTTATAACAAATATCATGTGGAGAAACCTGATTGTACAG GCTGTCTATCAAATCACAGTTCTTCTCGTTCTTAACTTCCATGGTGAAAGTATTCTACCCAAACAAGATACTAGAGCTGATTCCTTTCAAGTAAAGAATACTTTAATTTTCAACGCGTTCGTCCTGTGCCAA TTATTCAATGAATTCAATGCTCGGAAACCCGAGGAAATGAATGTTTTCCGTGGCGTGACAAAGAACAAACTTTTCATGGGAATTGTTGGAGCAACCTTTATACTTCAG ATAATCATCATCGAGTTCCTTGGAAAGTTCACCTCAACAGTGAGGCTTGATTGGAAGCTATGGCTTGCTTCTCTTGTTATTGGCTTTATCAG CTGGCCCCTTGCTATAGTTGGAAAATTCATTCCAGTTCCAAAAACACCATTGGCTCGTTACTTCAAGAAGCCACTAAGGAGATTAAGAAGGTCTGTATCTCGTGCTGCATAA